The Ipomoea triloba cultivar NCNSP0323 chromosome 13, ASM357664v1 genomic interval AGATCGAGCCCGTACCTGTTCGAAAGATACCTACTAGATACATTTGCATTACAAAATAGGAGTCTTCCACTCTTCCACTTTGTACGTCAGACTGAAGTTGATGATTCAACTACtcattttgtttctttaatgACTTTACAAAAGTGCAATCTTGGACGTTCccaaatacattatatatatatgttaacacCTATATTTTAGTGGAAATTAAATATATCGGGTGGCATAAACTTTAATGATATTggaatttttaaaatacttcTTTGACTTTGTTCTTATCTCCccattaattatttcaaatatacTTTTATTCCCggtaaaattttgaaatacatttattattttctatttattctctacaatgtttttttttaataaaagaacttctaaaattaataataacactTATATAatttcaaacacaatactttctATCTCTCATATATAATAGCGAGCAAATCACACCTCCCTATGTGACGAACTTGACTTAGAAAATATTGTCAAGAATTAAATTCATGActttcaaatataatatttattctcCACCGACTTAACCATCCCTTTTGGGGCAATACTTCctctttaatatttatattatactgAGGTACGACCGGTAGTACGCTTAGACTTTGATTAACGGAagcatatatattaatgttagtGTTACAACTTAAAATAAATTGGTTCTAGGGCTTTAGAATCACACTAAGAGGTCTTGTGTTTAATTGTTGTAGTTGGCATATTCATTGATTATATTAGAGATGTTTATTGTCAGTATAATAGTTATTGTAATGGATTGCATACTTATCTTTgtgataaaaagaaaatactcTATCTATCACATTTTATATGTTTAGTTCAGTTAATGAAATTTGactcaaattatttacaatttaatttttgcataatatttagtttagtattaatatataaaattcatatactgtatttagaaattatatataaatattattaaataaaaaagataaatttaaaattattagaaaaacattaaaataattttttttaaacaaaaagaatTGATTTACTGGTGCATAATAAATATGAGAAGTAAAAATGAGACAGACTGAGTAACTACTACTCTAccatatattattctttttttttttttttgggttttcaaaataaattagtgGCATGTTATATGTATTTGTTTCGTAATAGGCAAAAATaataaacttattttaaattaattttgtcaTTAATATATAACtgtttataacttataagtacTTGGGCTTTAGAATTTTATaggaaaaattgcatttttcgtccctaagttataaggtaattgtagaatttgttcCTAAGTTCTtatcatactcacttttcgtccctgagttatcATTGGCATTGTACTTTTCGTCCTTGAGTTATactaattgcaaatttcgtccctaagttatcattacgttgcactttttgtctcTAACTTAAGTGTGCAAACTTCGGTAATTTTTTCATTACAAAATCTTTAATCGAACTTTTCCGGTTCAATGCTAGTTTTTTTAATGAAGTTTACCGAAGTTTTtcaattaactattttttaatcaaaaattTACTGAAGTTTGCACACTTAagttagggacaaaaagtgcaacgtaATGACaatttagggacgaaatttgcaattagtATAATTTATGGACAAAAAGTGtaacgccaatgataacttagagacgaaaagtgaATATGACAAgaacttagggacgaattctacaattaccctataacttaaggacgaaaagtgcaattttctcaattatatatatatatatatatatatatatatatatatatatggactaTGGTCATGAAATTACTAAGGGTAAAATGAATGTTtggtcaaaggaaaataacctcatttttatagaaaatgactttctctcttttttggaagaagtcatttttcaattttgagtTTATACACCAGTACTactaccaccaccacaccaccaccacaccaccaACTACTACCACCACTACCGCCACCacaccaccacaaccacaaccactaccaccacctTCCCCgtaccaccaccactaccaccatttatattatgtattattataaatgttatattttaaacaaaacaattaaaatgtttaattatacaatgctgctcattttctgaaaaatgaaccaaagaCAGCTTTTTGAAATGCAACCAAatactgaaaataaaaatattttctaaaaaacattttctaacaatctttttccttattttcaaacattttctaaaaatcttttttttttctggttttCAAACATGTcttaaaataaaacacaaagaTTGGGAGTTTAGTGGTGGATTAGGTGCCCGGAATTTGTCTTAATTTTGTGATTAATTCAACTTAAGATGTGATCACCAACTCCACTCAACATGCTTAGCCGTCTAACCGTcttatttactttttatattCAAAACTTAGATTGAAAAGTTTTTTTGCGTTTTTTTTTCTCTGCTAATGAcatatatatgaagttgataccttcttaattaattagtcaTTAGCTGGCTAgggcttttaattttttatttttaataaataatctCAGAGTTTTACTCTGTGCAGGTAATTCATTTTGTATATGTTTGTTTTCAGGATAAGTTTGGATCATATATTTTGGTTTCTCAATTAGTCTGGAGTTATAAATCTagttcatttattttaatttttacaaatttaatcatttaatgGTTAAATGAGTTGTAAATAATTCAGTCGCTCGACTAATTGAGACGTAAAGTTCAATTCCATTTATATTTAGCATTTTATGAGTATATTTGTAACTTTTAATTCATTCTCAATTTCCTCATAAAATcttaaatacaattaattgaAGCTTGATGTCTCAATGATTTGACTATTTGAGagactatataactcgtttgacAATCAAATGATTAGACTTGTAAAATGTAAagaaaaaatgatcaaatacacCCATCTACTTTATACAAAGTTAATTAGAccttgaacttttaaaagttacaattaagcCCATTAATATACCATTTTAGTACATTGAAACTCAAAAACTgggtaataatttataataataggTTATTAGGTTTTTGGTGATGTTCCAACTGGCTCTAAGGACAAAAATTGACAATTAGTGGCCAGTCAGTCACCTTCTTCCCCAAAGAAGGCAACTGATAATCGCCTTTTTTAATGACAAAGGCAATCGGAGACCGCTGATTGTTGGTCGTTGATTTGTTTTTCCTAGAACATCGCCAGAAGCATAATGACCTGCTATTAGAGGTTACTATATGATTTTTGGACTTCAATGCACTGAAATAACATGTTGATagatttaattgtaacttttaaaagtttagacgtctaattaatttttcgtaTAAAGTTCAGGGATGTGTTTTACTCTTTTCTCAAATTGAAATGAGATAAACTAAGATTTATAAATACAGGGACCAAAAGTACATGTGATAAATATAATTGGTTGATTTAGCGAATTAACTTGTTATTTTTAGTAACATACTTAAAAAGTAAAACTTGTTATTGCAACGATCTAAATTGACTTGCAATTAAAGacttaattaaaatgattttcaatttGTGCTTGTGTGGATATAATACTTTCGGGTTTTTTTGGGGGTCAAATCTAAGAATAAGCAAAAGTGCATTTTTGTTGTATTCTTGAGAATTGCGTGTTCTAtggatatttaattaaaattttgaacatttcAAATGCTCACATATTAGATTAGAAGCAGTATACTATGGACCAAGACCTACATGTAGACTTTTGATCACAAATAAATGTTTAAtgcttatttttaatatactgaaagttcatttttaatatattgagttATTTAATACCTAGAAATGaacctttagtatattaaaaataaactttatatcaATAATTTGTGGTATAAATGAATAGTCTAATGTCAAAGAAATATTCttggaaaagtatataaattgCATAGCTTGCATGAGCAGTTCAATTGGTTATAGGGTGAAATTTAGAAGTCGTAGTGGCAGTAAGATTTGAGTTCAAATGTTTGACTTGTATAAAGGGGGCACCTAGCTTCATAATTTTCCATATGCATTTTTCCCATTGTGTTTGCAATAAATTggttctttaaaaataaaattaaattaaattaaagcacaTAAATATCTATAGATTCCCATGCAAAAatttatatgcacataacattcTCATGTATAATGTATTGATGGAACAGTTTTATCCTACTTTGCatatttcatacaaaatttcatgCATGAGCAAAAATTAGAGTTAATAATTCTAAACATATATGGAAATAATGGAATTTGTAAATTTCCACTAAAATTCACTCATAAAAAGGTAGAAGTTACCACACCCAAATTTCGTTTTCACACCATGAAGGAGACAAATAGATGTTGATTGGAATCTAAACCAATTGGAAATTTGGAATATTATTGATGCCAatcagtttattttttttttttattttttttattacgtCCACCATATGTTTGTCAAATATTCAAACCGAGAAAAGATGTATAGACTTGAAGGAGACGTTTGATAAATCTGTTTTATAAGAATTCTTTCGTTTTCAGCATCATATTTTATTGTCAGAATTGAAAGTTTTCCTGAATTCCACTGCAGGACTTGACATTCTAAATAAGCCTTACCTGTTATGCACCCATGGTTCTGGTGTTTTTAGTGCTTAGAAATACAGGTTTCTCATAAttatcttgaattcttgattgttCATTCAATTCTATCACTGAGATTTCTGGGATTCATTCTTTAATTTGGGAGTTCTGAACTCCAAATCTTGGTTGGTTATATCAGAAAGTCAAATCAGCTTTTTAGATTCCACTCATAAGTTGCTTTGCCTTTTGCCTGGTAACAGTGGTGGAGTGGATTCAGTTTCTTGATTTTGTTATAAGTTATGTCAATTTGCCCTCTGTAGAAAAAGGGCCTTTTTGTTTGTTCTACTTAGAAGATCTGAGTTCATTAAGGAGCTAGGTTGAGCCAATAAATGAAAATGGAGGGGAGAGGATTCTCAGAGTTGTATAGAAATACAAGTGAAGAATTGTTCATAAGAACTATGATGGAGAACTCGATTGCGATGCCTGCACCAACGATTGACATGCTGAGCTTTAGGAATCTATCTCAGTCATTCAGAACAGATAGCGAGGAACTGTTTAAAACCTGGCTTACATGTGGAGAGGCAAGCACTTTTTCTCGTCTCATCCccttttaatttatacttgtttTAGTGAGTTTCATTCTCCGTAATTTTCCACTGATATGTTTTTGTTTCAGAATAATGGAAGTAGTCCTACAATGGCAGCTAACCGAACGAGACAAGCATCTAGAAGGTTAGTCATGGTGGAAAATGAAGCTCATAGTTAAGTATTTGTAAGAGCATCATATCACACTTGTTCTGATTAAGCCTCCTGGAAACTTTGCTTTGTTTCTTGTCTAATTTTGTCATTGCAGAGAATGTTCCTTAGCTTGCATAGGTGATCTGTAATCGAAATAGCATATATTTATCGTGTTTTCTTGGCTTTTCCAATCGACTTTTTATGTTAAATGTAGGATCTCTACTGAAATAGCTGGTCTCCCTAACCAGCAGCAAGCTGGAACTCAGAAAAGAAAAGGCGAGGACGCTTTGCTCCCTCAAACAAATTCCTCCGCTAATGAACCTTCAAGCGGTCTTAATCAACAATCACTAAGGTAACTGCTTGTTTTGATCTGTTACAGTGGCCATAAGCCCTTTAAATTCACAAATACTAGGATGTTTCCCCATTCTAGTACACATGGTTTTCTGTGATTTATCGAGATTTCTGTCTTCACCAGGAATACAGCAGGAAAGGAAATGCAAGCTGCTAACTTTTATTTGGCTAAGGTTTGTCTTATTTTCTAGATATCTTGCGATAATATACCGAATCAATGGCACAGAAAATCTAATTTATCGCGTTTTGGTACAGGCATGGTTCCATAGTTCTCAACCTATGACAAGAAGTCGGTCCTCCGAGTTAAGGTACATTATATTGTGTTTTGTGCAGAAGGAGAAAGATGAGGCATTCTTAGATCACCTTAATTATTCATATAGTATCTGGTTATAAGTTATAGATACAATAATTCATGTTCAAATATGCTGATTATTTAGTCTTTGCAGGAGGAGATATGCAGCCATGCAGAGCTCGCAATTAGGCGTGGAACACTTGCAGACTGAATCAGGAAGTGGTATCGAGACCTTCAAACAAGAATTTGGCAACACGAATGGATTCACTGACCTGCCAACAAGATATGAAATGCCTAACCAACTAAGCAGTTTCGTGTCGCCCTCCAATTCATCTTCGTCTACTTTCGAAGCTCAAAACGTGGATGCTGCAGATAAGATTTCTTCTGTAGTGAGCATGCTGAAGGGTACCCTAGAGCGCAAAAAATTGAGTGGTCATTGCCATACTACGATAGAAGCCTTAGAGGATAGCTCTGCGGGGATATATGGGGCTCACGAGGTCTTGTGTAACTCGAGCTTGAATCATATGCTAGGAGGCCACGTTTATGAAAAGCATGAGGCACTTCAAGATGCGTCGTTTTTTCAAGTAAATGAAACCAGAGTTTTTCAAGCAGCGGGGGGTTCGTTAGATGCCAAGTTAGAAGATGCCATGGCTCCCACGAGCCTCATCCAAATTGGCGCACCATCACAAGAGCTATCTCAAAGCGAATCTTCAGTCGTTCCACTCGTAATTTCAACAGGATTCGACATATGTGATGGTTCCAGCAACACATATCAGGCACAAAATGGAAGGAGCACTGAAAACGGTTCATCAACCAGAGGTAACCACGATAACTTAAAGGATTTTGTTAAAAAAGAAGGACAACTTTCTGAATAATCTAGGATTCTTGAGTGAATAAATTGCCATGGTGTTTACTGATGCTGCTAATTTGTTCTTGAACTGCAGATATCAGAGAACGCACATATGAGAACTCAAAAGATAATCAAAAGGTAGTTATAAACCTTGTTATATTCTTGTAGTAAATGTAGAGTTCATGGTATTTTAGTGAGAAATGATCCCATTTTCCTTTCATCTGTTACAGAAAGGAGGCTTAGTTAGATATGGATCTGTAAAATCATCTCAGTCAGGTATTAAACCATCATGAGCACATTGTAAAATAGTATTTTCTATTTATCTACGCGGTATTATTAGTACGTTCCTATACTTCACTTATAACCGGAATAAAATATGCAGTGGAGAATGGAGATCCAACGAAGAAGCGTAGGGTGGAGCGGTCaagaaagtatgtatatatatatatattattccagAACTTGGAGGGTCTGATCTCCCTTTTTGTTTCTTTGAAATTATGCTCTAAAactcttcttcatttttcttttatgacagaaattttatatgctattGCTAGTAAAACTTTACAGACTTTAAGCTAGATAGGACCATGATATAATTGATAGAAATTGAAGCTTTTGATTGTTGCAGAATGGCAGAAGCAAAAGAGAGAAACTTAACCCCTGCAGTTCCTTCTGATATGCAATCTGTGTTGAAGCGATGCGAGAATCTTGAGAAGGAAGTGCGTTCCCTGAAACTTAATTTGGCGTTCATGAATAGGTATGATAACATATATCGAAACacaagaaagaagaaaatatgtGGAAT includes:
- the LOC116002998 gene encoding protein CYCLOPS-like, with protein sequence MKMEGRGFSELYRNTSEELFIRTMMENSIAMPAPTIDMLSFRNLSQSFRTDSEELFKTWLTCGENNGSSPTMAANRTRQASRRISTEIAGLPNQQQAGTQKRKGEDALLPQTNSSANEPSSGLNQQSLRNTAGKEMQAANFYLAKAWFHSSQPMTRSRSSELRRRYAAMQSSQLGVEHLQTESGSGIETFKQEFGNTNGFTDLPTRYEMPNQLSSFVSPSNSSSSTFEAQNVDAADKISSVVSMLKGTLERKKLSGHCHTTIEALEDSSAGIYGAHEVLCNSSLNHMLGGHVYEKHEALQDASFFQVNETRVFQAAGGSLDAKLEDAMAPTSLIQIGAPSQELSQSESSVVPLVISTGFDICDGSSNTYQAQNGRSTENGSSTRDIRERTYENSKDNQKKGGLVRYGSVKSSQSVENGDPTKKRRVERSRKMAEAKERNLTPAVPSDMQSVLKRCENLEKEVRSLKLNLAFMNRKDSEQIKQIEELQKQNEDLSKEKERLLEEIERIISETSNM